One segment of Clavelina lepadiformis chromosome 2, kaClaLepa1.1, whole genome shotgun sequence DNA contains the following:
- the LOC143447247 gene encoding uncharacterized protein LOC143447247 isoform X2, with product MMKGWMKYRQKGGLVGRITGLREHRYWFVLTDDCHLNGFKDEAASELGKPEITFNTQNSAITISQDTQNQFEIISDRQSLAFVVDTSDDTLSWVSAIQQLRSIKQGVSPAPSKILKTKVISPPTTTLKPRSASIGSGNTSNNNVSTSESESLNGQLNFDDPLAISTTPLSSGLPEFEWDNEINSATGSSASPFSTTHDESSALFQLSHELADAKAELARCQQRITSYQEVLASRDRQLFEMQDELLGNDKSIVTSEAYQNMEEQVKSYRDQNALLNEEVLKLHQMCNRTRLQAKEQQKKSEKLASDLRKFQRDYVSLLSHCVYRPLVEPDEGARFTVPEREHHITTLKNLVRQMKTTNDRVLGCSIPTLGKVEHVDVFGFVHALPNEALQVEYIAHHLQDAFDVLADSNVDNQNNLKKWKAFISDNSEQFEISPQFRKLVLRGIPAQYRAYMWQKLITYYIGDKKHAAGEGYFDQLFDQQDAKKDNKTFTKMIKQIVMDVPRTMPNNRDFSATDSIHRDRLQRVLTAFCIHADSDIGYCQGFNFLAGGGLLFLEEEDVFWFLVAVTEKIFPPDYYCNGLAGLLADQYVLQQILSQTAPKLMEHLMRFSDVDLAAVTTGWFLGLFFDCLPFQVLLRTWDCFLAFGHEAVFRISCIILKLFEPRLLELHDSSHLLHAVKNIPRLCSDPLYLINEAFNAPFPPWEEIEELRAQYEEEFSRKHQEKLRQRQYYDKSVELCEDVLSANYAGDKLNFECGAVGEKILLSASCRLTQNSQIYEVVSDQIKALSLPITSRVMCVHAVANDVVLVGLISGQLQAYSVHSSSICWSMSLSDVVLSITTHGDMVYVGTADGKLHILQEGEISSNKVGMRKPKLKDSIELSKRPTTAVCLIESENCLWVASGPAIYIVNLETYETDGFFLISSRLEQVSMMLPNSNHVWIATKDSSVIQLHDCTMYSKPPLLVYDIERDLPLPPLYPMMPDEPNPDASPSKRVSAMVLTNHHTLWIGNYEGELKFYDLKPEVVKVKGADEEPYEEEKETSLEHEESGKLTLSLIDCRKISERPVRCLLKYNSQVVSCSGYYGDEGSVRVWTLDRDFINVDVVASGTSSGELLEDSASLDSSSKSVDSAHADSRRSEGMATDTWRVMKKTANSTIKLYRDRKPNLRKFMNMLGNNQN from the exons GCCTGGTTGGACGGATTACCGGGCTTCGAGAACATCGTTACTGGTTTGTTTTGACCGATGACTGCCATTTGAATGGCTTTAAAGATGAAGCTGCTTCAGAACTTGGCAAACCAGAAATCACATTCAACACTCAAAATTCTGCGATAACCATCAGTCAAGATACACAAAATCAATTTGAAATTATCAGTGATAG GCAAAGCTTGGCATTTGTTGTTGACACATCAGATGACACACTAAGCTGGGTTTCGGCTATTCAACAATTACGCAGCATTAAACAAGGAGTTTCCCCTGCACCAAGTAAAATTCTCAAAACTAAAGTTATCTCTCCACCAACTACTACACTG AAACCTCGTTCAGCAAGCATTGGTTCGGGAAATACGTCTAACAACAATGTTTCAACAAGTGAGAGTGAAAGTCTTAATG GCCAGCTTAACTTCGACGATCCCCTGGCTATCTCAACAACTCCTTTGTCATCTGGGTTACCAGAGTTTGAATGGGACAACGAAATAAATTCCGCAACTGGCTCATCAGCATCTCCGTTTTCCACAACCCACGACGAATCCAGCGCTCTTTTCCAACTCTCACATGAGCTCGCAGACGCCAAAGCAGAGCTGGCTCGATGTCAGCAGAGGATCACAAGCTATCAGGAAGTGCTAGCGTCCAGGGATCGACAGCTGTTTGAAATGCAAGATGAATTACTCGGCAACGATAAGAGCATTGTGACTAGTGAGGCGTACCAGAATATGGAGGAACAGGTCAAGTCATACCGTGACCAGAATGCATTGTTAAATGAGGAAGTGCTGAAATTGCATCAAATGTGCAATAGAACTAGACTACAAGCTAAAGAGCAACAAAA GAAATCTGAAAAACTTGCTTCAGACTTGCGGAAGTTTCAACGTGATTATGTGTCTTTGTTGAGTCATTGTGTCTATCGCCCACTAGTGGAACCAGATGAGGGTGCACGCTTTACTGTTCCTGAGCGCGAACATCATATCAcaacattgaaaaatttggttcGTCAAATGAAAACAACCAATGATCGAGTTTTGGGATGTTCAATTCCTACATTAG GAAAGGTTGAACATGTCGATGTGTTTGGGTTTGTCCATGCCCTCCCAAATGAAGCGTTGCAGGTAGAATACATTGCCCATCACCTGCAGGATGCATTTGATGTGTTGGCAGACAGCAATGTGGACAACCAAAACAACTTAAAGAAGTGGAAAGCCTTTATCAGTGATAATTCTGAACAG TTTGAAATCTCCCCACAATTCCGCAAACTGGTGCTTCGAGGAATACCAGCCCAGTATAGAGCATACATGTGGCAGAAGCTCATTACGTATTACATAGGAGACAAAAAGCATGCGGCAGGTGAAGGATATTTCGACCAGCTTTTCGATCAGCAAGATGCCAAGAAGGATAATAAG ACGTTcacaaaaatgataaaacaaatTGTCATGGATGTTCCGCGAACAATGCCAAATAATCGCGATTTCTCTGCCACTGATTCAATCCATCGAGACAGATTGCAACGTGTCCTTACTGCCTTCTGCATTCATGCAGATTCGGATATTGGATACTGTCAAGGATTTAATTTCTTGGCTGGCGGTGGCCTTCTTTTTCTGGAAGAGGAGGATGTGTTTTG GTTTTTGGTTGCTGTGACTGAAAAGATTTTTCCTCCCGATTATTACTGCAATGGCCTGGCAGGTTTGCTTGCGGATCAGTATGTCCTGCAGCAAATCCTTTCTCAAACAGCTCCTAAACTGATGGAGCATTTAATGAGATTCTCAGATGTTGATCTTGCTGCCGTCACCACTGGTTGGTTTCTTGGCTTGTTCTTTGACTGCTTGCCATTTCAA GTGTTGCTTCGAACTTGGGATTGTTTTCTTGCCTTTGGGCACGAAGCCGTATTTCGAATATCCTGtattatattgaaattatttgaaCCTCGTTTGTTGGAACTTCATGATTCATCCCATCTTCTGCATGCTGTTAAGAACATCCCACGTCTATGTTCTGATCCACTTTACCTTATTAAT GAAGCATTTAATGCTCCTTTTCCTCCATGGGAAGAGATTGAAGAGCTGAGAGCTCAATATGAGGAGGAATTTTCCAGAAAACATCAGGAAAAGCTGAGACAAAGACAGTATTATGACAAAAGTGTTGAACTG TGTGAGGATGTATTATCCGCAAATTATGCTGGTGACAAATTGAATTTTGAATGCGGTGCAGTAGGTGAGAAAATACTGTTAAGTGCAAGTTGCAGACTGACACAGAACTCGCAAATTTACGAAGTTGTATCCGATCAAATCAAGGCATTATCCTTACCG aTCACTAGCCGTGTTATGTGCGTCCATGCAGTTGCTAACGACGTTGTTTTGGTTGGTCTCATCTCCGGTCAACTACAAGCTTACTCTGTTCATAGCAG CTCTATATGTTGGAGTATGTCCCTATCAGATGTGGTTTTATCCATCACTACTCACGGGGATATGGTCTACGTGGGAACAGCAGATGGGAAGCTGCACATCTTACAAGAAGGAGAAATCTCATCCAACAAAGTTGGAATGAGGAAACCTAAGCTCAAAGATTCTATTGAGTTAAGCAAGCGACCCACAACTGCTGTTTGTCTTATCGAGTCGGAAAATTGTCTCTGGGTCGCGTCTGGCCCGGCCATTTACATTGTTAATTTAGA GACGTACGAGACCGATGGTTTCTTTCTTATCTCGTCTCGGTTGGAGCAAGTGTCGATGATGCTTCCTAATTCCAACCATGTGTGGATTGCAACAAAGGACTCTTCAGTGATACAACTACACGACTGTACCATgtacagcaaacctccactgCTGGTGTATGACATTGAGAGGGATCTTCCTCTACCACCGTTATATCCTATGATG CCTGATGAGCCTAATCCAGATGCATCTCCAAGTAAGAGAGTTTCAGCCATGGTCCTAACCAATCATCACACTCTTTGGATCGGAAATTACGAAGgagaattaaaattttacgATCTGAAGCCTGAG GTCGTCAAAGTTAAAGGTGCAGATGAAGAGCCGTATGAAGAAGAGAAGGAAACATCACTGGAACATGAGGAATCGGGCAAACTGACATTAAGCCTCATTGATTGCAGAAAAATATCCGAAAGACCAGTTCGTTGTCTGTTAAAGTATAA TTCCCAGGTTGTATCCTGTTCTGGCTACTATGGTGACGAAGGTTCAGTCAGGGTTTGGACGCTCGACAGAGATTTCATAAACGTCGACGTCGTAGCGTCAGGAACATCAAGCGGAGAACTTCTTGAGGACTCAGCATCATTAGACTCAAGCTCAAAGTCTGTTGATTCTGCCCATGCTGACTCTCGGCGGTCGGAGGGCATGGCTACAGATACCTGGCGTGTGATGAAGAAGACAGCCAATTCAACCATAAAATTGTACCGAGACAGAAAACCTAATCTTCGCAAATTCATGAACATGCTTGGTAATAATCAAAACTAG
- the LOC143447247 gene encoding uncharacterized protein LOC143447247 isoform X3, whose translation MMKGWMKYRQKGGLVGRITGLREHRYWFVLTDDCHLNGFKDEAASELGKPEITFNTQNSAITISQDTQNQFEIISDRQSLAFVVDTSDDTLSWVSAIQQLRSIKQGVSPAPSKILKTKVISPPTTTLYQKPRSASIGSGNTSNNNVSTSQLNFDDPLAISTTPLSSGLPEFEWDNEINSATGSSASPFSTTHDESSALFQLSHELADAKAELARCQQRITSYQEVLASRDRQLFEMQDELLGNDKSIVTSEAYQNMEEQVKSYRDQNALLNEEVLKLHQMCNRTRLQAKEQQKKSEKLASDLRKFQRDYVSLLSHCVYRPLVEPDEGARFTVPEREHHITTLKNLVRQMKTTNDRVLGCSIPTLGKVEHVDVFGFVHALPNEALQVEYIAHHLQDAFDVLADSNVDNQNNLKKWKAFISDNSEQFEISPQFRKLVLRGIPAQYRAYMWQKLITYYIGDKKHAAGEGYFDQLFDQQDAKKDNKTFTKMIKQIVMDVPRTMPNNRDFSATDSIHRDRLQRVLTAFCIHADSDIGYCQGFNFLAGGGLLFLEEEDVFWFLVAVTEKIFPPDYYCNGLAGLLADQYVLQQILSQTAPKLMEHLMRFSDVDLAAVTTGWFLGLFFDCLPFQVLLRTWDCFLAFGHEAVFRISCIILKLFEPRLLELHDSSHLLHAVKNIPRLCSDPLYLINEAFNAPFPPWEEIEELRAQYEEEFSRKHQEKLRQRQYYDKSVELCEDVLSANYAGDKLNFECGAVGEKILLSASCRLTQNSQIYEVVSDQIKALSLPITSRVMCVHAVANDVVLVGLISGQLQAYSVHSSSICWSMSLSDVVLSITTHGDMVYVGTADGKLHILQEGEISSNKVGMRKPKLKDSIELSKRPTTAVCLIESENCLWVASGPAIYIVNLETYETDGFFLISSRLEQVSMMLPNSNHVWIATKDSSVIQLHDCTMYSKPPLLVYDIERDLPLPPLYPMMPDEPNPDASPSKRVSAMVLTNHHTLWIGNYEGELKFYDLKPEVVKVKGADEEPYEEEKETSLEHEESGKLTLSLIDCRKISERPVRCLLKYNSQVVSCSGYYGDEGSVRVWTLDRDFINVDVVASGTSSGELLEDSASLDSSSKSVDSAHADSRRSEGMATDTWRVMKKTANSTIKLYRDRKPNLRKFMNMLGNNQN comes from the exons GCCTGGTTGGACGGATTACCGGGCTTCGAGAACATCGTTACTGGTTTGTTTTGACCGATGACTGCCATTTGAATGGCTTTAAAGATGAAGCTGCTTCAGAACTTGGCAAACCAGAAATCACATTCAACACTCAAAATTCTGCGATAACCATCAGTCAAGATACACAAAATCAATTTGAAATTATCAGTGATAG GCAAAGCTTGGCATTTGTTGTTGACACATCAGATGACACACTAAGCTGGGTTTCGGCTATTCAACAATTACGCAGCATTAAACAAGGAGTTTCCCCTGCACCAAGTAAAATTCTCAAAACTAAAGTTATCTCTCCACCAACTACTACACTG tatcagAAACCTCGTTCAGCAAGCATTGGTTCGGGAAATACGTCTAACAACAATGTTTCAACAA GCCAGCTTAACTTCGACGATCCCCTGGCTATCTCAACAACTCCTTTGTCATCTGGGTTACCAGAGTTTGAATGGGACAACGAAATAAATTCCGCAACTGGCTCATCAGCATCTCCGTTTTCCACAACCCACGACGAATCCAGCGCTCTTTTCCAACTCTCACATGAGCTCGCAGACGCCAAAGCAGAGCTGGCTCGATGTCAGCAGAGGATCACAAGCTATCAGGAAGTGCTAGCGTCCAGGGATCGACAGCTGTTTGAAATGCAAGATGAATTACTCGGCAACGATAAGAGCATTGTGACTAGTGAGGCGTACCAGAATATGGAGGAACAGGTCAAGTCATACCGTGACCAGAATGCATTGTTAAATGAGGAAGTGCTGAAATTGCATCAAATGTGCAATAGAACTAGACTACAAGCTAAAGAGCAACAAAA GAAATCTGAAAAACTTGCTTCAGACTTGCGGAAGTTTCAACGTGATTATGTGTCTTTGTTGAGTCATTGTGTCTATCGCCCACTAGTGGAACCAGATGAGGGTGCACGCTTTACTGTTCCTGAGCGCGAACATCATATCAcaacattgaaaaatttggttcGTCAAATGAAAACAACCAATGATCGAGTTTTGGGATGTTCAATTCCTACATTAG GAAAGGTTGAACATGTCGATGTGTTTGGGTTTGTCCATGCCCTCCCAAATGAAGCGTTGCAGGTAGAATACATTGCCCATCACCTGCAGGATGCATTTGATGTGTTGGCAGACAGCAATGTGGACAACCAAAACAACTTAAAGAAGTGGAAAGCCTTTATCAGTGATAATTCTGAACAG TTTGAAATCTCCCCACAATTCCGCAAACTGGTGCTTCGAGGAATACCAGCCCAGTATAGAGCATACATGTGGCAGAAGCTCATTACGTATTACATAGGAGACAAAAAGCATGCGGCAGGTGAAGGATATTTCGACCAGCTTTTCGATCAGCAAGATGCCAAGAAGGATAATAAG ACGTTcacaaaaatgataaaacaaatTGTCATGGATGTTCCGCGAACAATGCCAAATAATCGCGATTTCTCTGCCACTGATTCAATCCATCGAGACAGATTGCAACGTGTCCTTACTGCCTTCTGCATTCATGCAGATTCGGATATTGGATACTGTCAAGGATTTAATTTCTTGGCTGGCGGTGGCCTTCTTTTTCTGGAAGAGGAGGATGTGTTTTG GTTTTTGGTTGCTGTGACTGAAAAGATTTTTCCTCCCGATTATTACTGCAATGGCCTGGCAGGTTTGCTTGCGGATCAGTATGTCCTGCAGCAAATCCTTTCTCAAACAGCTCCTAAACTGATGGAGCATTTAATGAGATTCTCAGATGTTGATCTTGCTGCCGTCACCACTGGTTGGTTTCTTGGCTTGTTCTTTGACTGCTTGCCATTTCAA GTGTTGCTTCGAACTTGGGATTGTTTTCTTGCCTTTGGGCACGAAGCCGTATTTCGAATATCCTGtattatattgaaattatttgaaCCTCGTTTGTTGGAACTTCATGATTCATCCCATCTTCTGCATGCTGTTAAGAACATCCCACGTCTATGTTCTGATCCACTTTACCTTATTAAT GAAGCATTTAATGCTCCTTTTCCTCCATGGGAAGAGATTGAAGAGCTGAGAGCTCAATATGAGGAGGAATTTTCCAGAAAACATCAGGAAAAGCTGAGACAAAGACAGTATTATGACAAAAGTGTTGAACTG TGTGAGGATGTATTATCCGCAAATTATGCTGGTGACAAATTGAATTTTGAATGCGGTGCAGTAGGTGAGAAAATACTGTTAAGTGCAAGTTGCAGACTGACACAGAACTCGCAAATTTACGAAGTTGTATCCGATCAAATCAAGGCATTATCCTTACCG aTCACTAGCCGTGTTATGTGCGTCCATGCAGTTGCTAACGACGTTGTTTTGGTTGGTCTCATCTCCGGTCAACTACAAGCTTACTCTGTTCATAGCAG CTCTATATGTTGGAGTATGTCCCTATCAGATGTGGTTTTATCCATCACTACTCACGGGGATATGGTCTACGTGGGAACAGCAGATGGGAAGCTGCACATCTTACAAGAAGGAGAAATCTCATCCAACAAAGTTGGAATGAGGAAACCTAAGCTCAAAGATTCTATTGAGTTAAGCAAGCGACCCACAACTGCTGTTTGTCTTATCGAGTCGGAAAATTGTCTCTGGGTCGCGTCTGGCCCGGCCATTTACATTGTTAATTTAGA GACGTACGAGACCGATGGTTTCTTTCTTATCTCGTCTCGGTTGGAGCAAGTGTCGATGATGCTTCCTAATTCCAACCATGTGTGGATTGCAACAAAGGACTCTTCAGTGATACAACTACACGACTGTACCATgtacagcaaacctccactgCTGGTGTATGACATTGAGAGGGATCTTCCTCTACCACCGTTATATCCTATGATG CCTGATGAGCCTAATCCAGATGCATCTCCAAGTAAGAGAGTTTCAGCCATGGTCCTAACCAATCATCACACTCTTTGGATCGGAAATTACGAAGgagaattaaaattttacgATCTGAAGCCTGAG GTCGTCAAAGTTAAAGGTGCAGATGAAGAGCCGTATGAAGAAGAGAAGGAAACATCACTGGAACATGAGGAATCGGGCAAACTGACATTAAGCCTCATTGATTGCAGAAAAATATCCGAAAGACCAGTTCGTTGTCTGTTAAAGTATAA TTCCCAGGTTGTATCCTGTTCTGGCTACTATGGTGACGAAGGTTCAGTCAGGGTTTGGACGCTCGACAGAGATTTCATAAACGTCGACGTCGTAGCGTCAGGAACATCAAGCGGAGAACTTCTTGAGGACTCAGCATCATTAGACTCAAGCTCAAAGTCTGTTGATTCTGCCCATGCTGACTCTCGGCGGTCGGAGGGCATGGCTACAGATACCTGGCGTGTGATGAAGAAGACAGCCAATTCAACCATAAAATTGTACCGAGACAGAAAACCTAATCTTCGCAAATTCATGAACATGCTTGGTAATAATCAAAACTAG
- the LOC143447247 gene encoding uncharacterized protein LOC143447247 isoform X4, whose translation MMKGWMKYRQKGGLVGRITGLREHRYWFVLTDDCHLNGFKDEAASELGKPEITFNTQNSAITISQDTQNQFEIISDRQSLAFVVDTSDDTLSWVSAIQQLRSIKQGVSPAPSKILKTKVISPPTTTLKPRSASIGSGNTSNNNVSTSQLNFDDPLAISTTPLSSGLPEFEWDNEINSATGSSASPFSTTHDESSALFQLSHELADAKAELARCQQRITSYQEVLASRDRQLFEMQDELLGNDKSIVTSEAYQNMEEQVKSYRDQNALLNEEVLKLHQMCNRTRLQAKEQQKKSEKLASDLRKFQRDYVSLLSHCVYRPLVEPDEGARFTVPEREHHITTLKNLVRQMKTTNDRVLGCSIPTLGKVEHVDVFGFVHALPNEALQVEYIAHHLQDAFDVLADSNVDNQNNLKKWKAFISDNSEQFEISPQFRKLVLRGIPAQYRAYMWQKLITYYIGDKKHAAGEGYFDQLFDQQDAKKDNKTFTKMIKQIVMDVPRTMPNNRDFSATDSIHRDRLQRVLTAFCIHADSDIGYCQGFNFLAGGGLLFLEEEDVFWFLVAVTEKIFPPDYYCNGLAGLLADQYVLQQILSQTAPKLMEHLMRFSDVDLAAVTTGWFLGLFFDCLPFQVLLRTWDCFLAFGHEAVFRISCIILKLFEPRLLELHDSSHLLHAVKNIPRLCSDPLYLINEAFNAPFPPWEEIEELRAQYEEEFSRKHQEKLRQRQYYDKSVELCEDVLSANYAGDKLNFECGAVGEKILLSASCRLTQNSQIYEVVSDQIKALSLPITSRVMCVHAVANDVVLVGLISGQLQAYSVHSSSICWSMSLSDVVLSITTHGDMVYVGTADGKLHILQEGEISSNKVGMRKPKLKDSIELSKRPTTAVCLIESENCLWVASGPAIYIVNLETYETDGFFLISSRLEQVSMMLPNSNHVWIATKDSSVIQLHDCTMYSKPPLLVYDIERDLPLPPLYPMMPDEPNPDASPSKRVSAMVLTNHHTLWIGNYEGELKFYDLKPEVVKVKGADEEPYEEEKETSLEHEESGKLTLSLIDCRKISERPVRCLLKYNSQVVSCSGYYGDEGSVRVWTLDRDFINVDVVASGTSSGELLEDSASLDSSSKSVDSAHADSRRSEGMATDTWRVMKKTANSTIKLYRDRKPNLRKFMNMLGNNQN comes from the exons GCCTGGTTGGACGGATTACCGGGCTTCGAGAACATCGTTACTGGTTTGTTTTGACCGATGACTGCCATTTGAATGGCTTTAAAGATGAAGCTGCTTCAGAACTTGGCAAACCAGAAATCACATTCAACACTCAAAATTCTGCGATAACCATCAGTCAAGATACACAAAATCAATTTGAAATTATCAGTGATAG GCAAAGCTTGGCATTTGTTGTTGACACATCAGATGACACACTAAGCTGGGTTTCGGCTATTCAACAATTACGCAGCATTAAACAAGGAGTTTCCCCTGCACCAAGTAAAATTCTCAAAACTAAAGTTATCTCTCCACCAACTACTACACTG AAACCTCGTTCAGCAAGCATTGGTTCGGGAAATACGTCTAACAACAATGTTTCAACAA GCCAGCTTAACTTCGACGATCCCCTGGCTATCTCAACAACTCCTTTGTCATCTGGGTTACCAGAGTTTGAATGGGACAACGAAATAAATTCCGCAACTGGCTCATCAGCATCTCCGTTTTCCACAACCCACGACGAATCCAGCGCTCTTTTCCAACTCTCACATGAGCTCGCAGACGCCAAAGCAGAGCTGGCTCGATGTCAGCAGAGGATCACAAGCTATCAGGAAGTGCTAGCGTCCAGGGATCGACAGCTGTTTGAAATGCAAGATGAATTACTCGGCAACGATAAGAGCATTGTGACTAGTGAGGCGTACCAGAATATGGAGGAACAGGTCAAGTCATACCGTGACCAGAATGCATTGTTAAATGAGGAAGTGCTGAAATTGCATCAAATGTGCAATAGAACTAGACTACAAGCTAAAGAGCAACAAAA GAAATCTGAAAAACTTGCTTCAGACTTGCGGAAGTTTCAACGTGATTATGTGTCTTTGTTGAGTCATTGTGTCTATCGCCCACTAGTGGAACCAGATGAGGGTGCACGCTTTACTGTTCCTGAGCGCGAACATCATATCAcaacattgaaaaatttggttcGTCAAATGAAAACAACCAATGATCGAGTTTTGGGATGTTCAATTCCTACATTAG GAAAGGTTGAACATGTCGATGTGTTTGGGTTTGTCCATGCCCTCCCAAATGAAGCGTTGCAGGTAGAATACATTGCCCATCACCTGCAGGATGCATTTGATGTGTTGGCAGACAGCAATGTGGACAACCAAAACAACTTAAAGAAGTGGAAAGCCTTTATCAGTGATAATTCTGAACAG TTTGAAATCTCCCCACAATTCCGCAAACTGGTGCTTCGAGGAATACCAGCCCAGTATAGAGCATACATGTGGCAGAAGCTCATTACGTATTACATAGGAGACAAAAAGCATGCGGCAGGTGAAGGATATTTCGACCAGCTTTTCGATCAGCAAGATGCCAAGAAGGATAATAAG ACGTTcacaaaaatgataaaacaaatTGTCATGGATGTTCCGCGAACAATGCCAAATAATCGCGATTTCTCTGCCACTGATTCAATCCATCGAGACAGATTGCAACGTGTCCTTACTGCCTTCTGCATTCATGCAGATTCGGATATTGGATACTGTCAAGGATTTAATTTCTTGGCTGGCGGTGGCCTTCTTTTTCTGGAAGAGGAGGATGTGTTTTG GTTTTTGGTTGCTGTGACTGAAAAGATTTTTCCTCCCGATTATTACTGCAATGGCCTGGCAGGTTTGCTTGCGGATCAGTATGTCCTGCAGCAAATCCTTTCTCAAACAGCTCCTAAACTGATGGAGCATTTAATGAGATTCTCAGATGTTGATCTTGCTGCCGTCACCACTGGTTGGTTTCTTGGCTTGTTCTTTGACTGCTTGCCATTTCAA GTGTTGCTTCGAACTTGGGATTGTTTTCTTGCCTTTGGGCACGAAGCCGTATTTCGAATATCCTGtattatattgaaattatttgaaCCTCGTTTGTTGGAACTTCATGATTCATCCCATCTTCTGCATGCTGTTAAGAACATCCCACGTCTATGTTCTGATCCACTTTACCTTATTAAT GAAGCATTTAATGCTCCTTTTCCTCCATGGGAAGAGATTGAAGAGCTGAGAGCTCAATATGAGGAGGAATTTTCCAGAAAACATCAGGAAAAGCTGAGACAAAGACAGTATTATGACAAAAGTGTTGAACTG TGTGAGGATGTATTATCCGCAAATTATGCTGGTGACAAATTGAATTTTGAATGCGGTGCAGTAGGTGAGAAAATACTGTTAAGTGCAAGTTGCAGACTGACACAGAACTCGCAAATTTACGAAGTTGTATCCGATCAAATCAAGGCATTATCCTTACCG aTCACTAGCCGTGTTATGTGCGTCCATGCAGTTGCTAACGACGTTGTTTTGGTTGGTCTCATCTCCGGTCAACTACAAGCTTACTCTGTTCATAGCAG CTCTATATGTTGGAGTATGTCCCTATCAGATGTGGTTTTATCCATCACTACTCACGGGGATATGGTCTACGTGGGAACAGCAGATGGGAAGCTGCACATCTTACAAGAAGGAGAAATCTCATCCAACAAAGTTGGAATGAGGAAACCTAAGCTCAAAGATTCTATTGAGTTAAGCAAGCGACCCACAACTGCTGTTTGTCTTATCGAGTCGGAAAATTGTCTCTGGGTCGCGTCTGGCCCGGCCATTTACATTGTTAATTTAGA GACGTACGAGACCGATGGTTTCTTTCTTATCTCGTCTCGGTTGGAGCAAGTGTCGATGATGCTTCCTAATTCCAACCATGTGTGGATTGCAACAAAGGACTCTTCAGTGATACAACTACACGACTGTACCATgtacagcaaacctccactgCTGGTGTATGACATTGAGAGGGATCTTCCTCTACCACCGTTATATCCTATGATG CCTGATGAGCCTAATCCAGATGCATCTCCAAGTAAGAGAGTTTCAGCCATGGTCCTAACCAATCATCACACTCTTTGGATCGGAAATTACGAAGgagaattaaaattttacgATCTGAAGCCTGAG GTCGTCAAAGTTAAAGGTGCAGATGAAGAGCCGTATGAAGAAGAGAAGGAAACATCACTGGAACATGAGGAATCGGGCAAACTGACATTAAGCCTCATTGATTGCAGAAAAATATCCGAAAGACCAGTTCGTTGTCTGTTAAAGTATAA TTCCCAGGTTGTATCCTGTTCTGGCTACTATGGTGACGAAGGTTCAGTCAGGGTTTGGACGCTCGACAGAGATTTCATAAACGTCGACGTCGTAGCGTCAGGAACATCAAGCGGAGAACTTCTTGAGGACTCAGCATCATTAGACTCAAGCTCAAAGTCTGTTGATTCTGCCCATGCTGACTCTCGGCGGTCGGAGGGCATGGCTACAGATACCTGGCGTGTGATGAAGAAGACAGCCAATTCAACCATAAAATTGTACCGAGACAGAAAACCTAATCTTCGCAAATTCATGAACATGCTTGGTAATAATCAAAACTAG